One stretch of Vibrio kanaloae DNA includes these proteins:
- a CDS encoding type II secretion system F family protein, protein MILILIASWSALLLYFLINRSRQDKKLSSLIEMEAEFEGVKGVRSVIDSQQFEESYKARLRKSYKKTIKVFQPNMSLKLILFVSVSASAVYAINEFFLRQDYLVCLIIVEPILFFVFYNKLKQRQMDRFKTNFPDALNILSGAISSGQSIIHAFEYVGKQLDNEVGEEFKFMAERLLIGEDPDDVLERSSNTFPYLEYFFFASTIRINLARGGQLKDVINKINRLMFDSRAVEKKKNALTSEARASAKIIACLPVIFLIILKFTSPENYSFVMFEEAGQPIFYYVLVSELLGFFCIWLILRGVN, encoded by the coding sequence ATGATCTTAATACTGATTGCGTCATGGAGTGCTTTGTTACTCTACTTTCTTATCAATCGCTCTCGCCAAGACAAGAAATTGAGTAGTTTGATTGAAATGGAGGCTGAATTTGAAGGGGTAAAAGGGGTTCGGTCAGTTATCGACTCACAACAGTTTGAAGAAAGCTATAAGGCCAGGCTTAGGAAAAGTTACAAGAAGACAATCAAGGTCTTCCAGCCCAACATGTCTTTAAAACTGATTCTATTTGTTAGTGTATCTGCTTCAGCGGTTTATGCCATCAATGAGTTTTTCTTGCGTCAGGATTACCTAGTTTGCCTGATTATTGTTGAGCCTATTTTGTTCTTCGTTTTTTACAATAAGCTAAAGCAACGGCAGATGGACCGTTTTAAAACTAACTTTCCAGATGCGTTGAATATCTTGAGTGGAGCGATATCTTCAGGTCAAAGTATCATTCATGCGTTCGAGTATGTAGGTAAGCAACTTGATAATGAAGTGGGCGAGGAGTTTAAGTTCATGGCTGAGCGTTTGCTGATTGGCGAAGACCCTGATGATGTTCTTGAGCGTAGTAGCAATACATTCCCTTACTTAGAGTACTTTTTCTTTGCCTCCACGATAAGAATCAACTTAGCTCGAGGTGGTCAGCTCAAAGATGTGATCAACAAAATTAACCGCCTTATGTTCGATTCTAGGGCGGTTGAGAAAAAGAAAAATGCGCTGACCTCAGAAGCTCGTGCATCTGCCAAAATTATCGCTTGTTTACCCGTAATTTTTTTGATCATTTTGAAGTTTACAAGTCCTGAAAACTACAGCTTCGTGATGTTTGAAGAAGCGGGGCAACCCATTTTTTATTACGTTCTAGTAAGTGAGTTGTTAGGCTTCTTTTGCATTTGGCTGATTCTGCGAGGTGTAAATTAA
- a CDS encoding A24 family peptidase, producing MNIDLLTYSTLIFVNFLIAIYVCFSDGTNRKIPNNLNKIALAFSLLVALHNDYLMSSLPIAVLCFVVFFILWYLRVIGAGDVKLLCSLIIGIQPELVTATLILIGFLGGFLAFTMYIVGKIRGLPIFAKGIPYGIPIALSCFFFSTVSILSN from the coding sequence ATGAATATAGATTTATTAACTTACTCCACCTTAATTTTTGTAAACTTTTTAATAGCAATTTACGTATGTTTTTCTGATGGAACAAATAGAAAAATACCAAATAACCTCAATAAAATAGCTTTAGCATTTAGTTTGCTCGTCGCGTTACATAACGATTACTTGATGTCATCGTTACCCATAGCGGTTCTCTGCTTCGTGGTATTTTTTATACTTTGGTATCTAAGAGTGATAGGCGCAGGAGATGTGAAGTTACTTTGTTCCTTAATCATTGGTATACAACCCGAATTAGTTACAGCAACATTGATTCTTATTGGTTTTCTTGGAGGATTTTTGGCTTTCACGATGTACATAGTTGGAAAGATAAGGGGGTTACCTATCTTTGCAAAAGGCATACCTTACGGAATACCTATTGCTTTAAGCTGTTTCTTTTTTAGTACAGTATCCATACTATCGAACTAG
- a CDS encoding TadE/TadG family type IV pilus assembly protein produces the protein MRSFKRKQKGSLTVEVAMGIPIFLAIVFGWVEICILTFSMSMTDHALTTAVMRTKKAGDSSSNNSINYGQMIKDELNKAGGSLWSNVVKEGSVIVHVNYFRDYEGFLKCTDTYASADKCPDKKDEPEDMALAVYALEYTYDPIVSIWFPDMAIKREIITIQEYERCSFKIGQGAGCAS, from the coding sequence ATGAGGTCGTTTAAACGTAAGCAAAAGGGGTCATTAACGGTTGAAGTCGCGATGGGGATTCCGATCTTTCTGGCTATTGTCTTTGGATGGGTTGAGATCTGTATTCTGACTTTCTCCATGAGTATGACTGACCACGCACTAACGACAGCGGTGATGCGAACTAAAAAAGCGGGTGACTCGAGCAGTAATAACTCCATTAACTACGGCCAAATGATCAAAGACGAGTTGAACAAAGCGGGCGGCTCTTTGTGGAGCAACGTAGTCAAAGAGGGGAGTGTGATCGTCCATGTTAACTATTTTCGAGATTACGAAGGCTTTCTGAAATGCACGGATACTTATGCTTCTGCTGATAAGTGCCCAGATAAGAAAGATGAACCGGAAGACATGGCATTGGCTGTTTACGCTTTGGAATACACCTATGATCCGATTGTCTCCATATGGTTCCCAGACATGGCTATCAAGCGGGAAATTATCACTATTCAAGAATATGAAAGATGCTCTTTCAAAATTGGTCAGGGAGCGGGTTGTGCAAGCTAA
- a CDS encoding AAA family ATPase produces the protein MDLDILFRNSSSKMKSTVEATDLIVSDDSALTESINDLYAIEGFPKPLEVTDIDLDGVWNQSNIKLNHVVLDLRSASNVIEQVSEISIRLDVDISLLVLCDVDSIKLRNQVHSLGATYVLWDSELDALLAALKATQEGESTVKKTRVAKRILVLGTKGGIGVSCVSSVLAHSLAEQANLKTLLVDHDSGALNSDIYIGVKGLKAKHNSIDLNQIDIDSAIAKTYVHGVKEKLDYLVLEKNVACLSDHASTLYNLSSQLIDQYNFIIDSAPLSCYEEMHDQELSDKYHRIFIVCEPSVSSLRSYNSLKKKIGKSEHQVIFNLNRPAKDFMVTLASAKERIKAKDSIDFMYEPSLEKIVVQQGINELLKSKSSTAVLSMVATLTGKKIKTKSRFSLFRK, from the coding sequence ATGGACTTGGATATCTTGTTTCGTAATTCGTCTTCGAAAATGAAGTCGACAGTTGAGGCTACCGATCTCATTGTTTCAGACGATAGCGCCTTAACTGAATCGATTAATGATCTATACGCGATTGAAGGCTTTCCTAAACCACTTGAAGTGACTGATATTGATTTAGATGGTGTTTGGAATCAGTCAAACATTAAGCTCAATCATGTTGTACTTGATCTTCGCAGCGCATCCAACGTTATTGAGCAAGTGTCCGAGATTTCGATTCGCTTAGATGTGGACATATCTTTGCTTGTTCTCTGCGATGTCGACTCTATAAAACTGCGTAACCAAGTCCATTCTCTGGGTGCTACTTATGTCTTGTGGGACTCTGAACTTGATGCGTTACTCGCGGCATTAAAAGCGACACAAGAAGGTGAAAGCACCGTTAAAAAAACGCGAGTAGCTAAACGTATATTAGTGTTAGGAACCAAAGGCGGCATTGGAGTATCTTGCGTAAGTTCTGTTTTAGCACATTCTTTAGCAGAGCAAGCAAATCTAAAGACACTCTTGGTGGATCATGATTCAGGAGCGCTAAACAGCGACATATATATTGGTGTAAAAGGCTTGAAAGCTAAGCACAATAGTATTGATTTAAATCAGATCGATATCGACAGTGCGATAGCGAAAACCTATGTGCATGGCGTTAAAGAGAAACTTGATTATTTGGTTCTAGAGAAGAATGTTGCCTGTCTTTCTGATCACGCCTCTACGTTGTACAACCTTTCGAGTCAACTTATTGATCAGTATAACTTTATTATCGATTCAGCGCCGCTGTCTTGCTACGAGGAGATGCACGATCAGGAGTTATCTGATAAGTATCATCGCATCTTTATTGTTTGCGAACCTTCGGTCTCTTCCTTGCGTTCATACAACTCGTTGAAGAAGAAGATCGGTAAGTCGGAACACCAGGTTATTTTCAACCTGAATAGACCAGCGAAAGACTTCATGGTGACGCTCGCGAGTGCGAAAGAGAGGATTAAAGCTAAAGATAGCATTGATTTTATGTACGAACCGTCACTTGAAAAAATAGTGGTGCAGCAGGGTATCAATGAGCTGCTTAAATCTAAGTCCTCGACTGCCGTTCTGAGTATGGTTGCCACGTTAACAGGCAAGAAAATTAAAACCAAATCACGTTTCAGTTTGTTTAGAAAATGA
- a CDS encoding CpaF family protein produces MNQLKEIYIQLRDEIFDALDAATLVEISNQELEEQLKDSVNILIDKKQLQVSSLKRVDLVKALLDELKGLGPLQALVDNDDISDIMINGPSDIFIEINGKVEQSPIQFVNEKQLNTIAKRIASNVGRRIDESKPLCDARLMDGSRVNIVIPPLAIDGTSISIRKFKEQKIKLENLAEFGAMSVEMAKLLSIASHCKCNILISGGTGSGKTTLLNALSGFIGETERIVTIEDAAELQLQKPHIVRLETRQASVEGTGEITARDLVINALRMRPDRIIVGECRGGEAFEMLQAMNTGHDGSMSTLHANTPRDAIARTESMVMMATASLPISAIRRTIVSAVDLIVQVKRLHDGSRKVMYISEIIGMEGDSVVMEDIFRYEATSNFKDGKMEGEFRTPGLSTRSVIYERAKFFGLEQAVREIFT; encoded by the coding sequence ATGAATCAATTAAAAGAAATTTACATCCAGCTTCGAGATGAAATCTTCGATGCTTTGGACGCCGCGACGCTTGTTGAAATCAGTAATCAAGAGCTAGAAGAACAGCTTAAAGATTCAGTCAATATATTGATCGACAAAAAGCAATTGCAAGTCAGTTCTCTTAAGCGCGTTGACCTAGTTAAAGCATTACTCGATGAGTTGAAAGGTCTTGGTCCGCTGCAAGCTTTGGTCGATAACGATGACATATCGGACATCATGATCAACGGACCTTCTGATATCTTCATTGAAATCAATGGCAAAGTTGAACAGTCTCCGATTCAATTTGTTAACGAGAAACAGCTTAACACTATTGCTAAGCGAATCGCTTCAAATGTAGGTCGTCGTATCGATGAATCTAAGCCGCTTTGTGATGCTCGCTTGATGGACGGCAGTCGTGTCAACATCGTGATACCTCCACTTGCAATCGATGGTACTTCTATCTCTATTCGTAAGTTCAAAGAGCAGAAAATTAAGCTTGAGAACCTCGCAGAGTTTGGTGCTATGTCTGTTGAGATGGCTAAGCTTTTGTCCATTGCGAGCCACTGTAAATGCAACATATTGATCTCTGGTGGTACGGGTTCAGGCAAAACAACGCTACTCAATGCGCTGTCTGGGTTTATTGGTGAAACGGAACGTATTGTTACTATTGAGGATGCCGCTGAGCTACAGCTTCAAAAGCCTCACATCGTAAGGCTGGAAACGCGACAAGCAAGCGTAGAAGGGACAGGAGAAATCACCGCTCGAGATCTTGTGATTAACGCCCTTCGTATGCGTCCTGACAGAATCATTGTGGGTGAGTGTCGTGGTGGAGAAGCCTTTGAGATGCTTCAAGCAATGAACACTGGTCACGATGGCTCGATGTCAACATTACACGCCAATACACCGAGAGATGCTATTGCTCGTACAGAGAGTATGGTGATGATGGCTACCGCCAGCCTGCCAATATCTGCGATACGTAGAACTATCGTCAGCGCAGTCGACCTTATCGTTCAGGTAAAGCGTCTCCATGATGGCAGCCGTAAGGTGATGTATATCTCTGAAATTATTGGTATGGAAGGGGATAGCGTGGTGATGGAGGATATTTTTCGTTACGAAGCTACTTCAAATTTCAAAGATGGGAAAATGGAAGGCGAGTTCCGAACTCCGGGCTTATCCACTCGTTCTGTAATCTATGAACGCGCAAAGTTCTTTGGCTTAGAGCAAGCGGTAAGGGAGATATTTACATGA
- a CDS encoding type II secretion system F family protein: MGFETVLVWGVIFIISMVLATYCLRIWDNTRANIETRKIIGSTREEKKRTDLFKVVLSRISFNKYETKRKLVAAGFYSDFLADAYYLLKIIPFGVCLVLIGFDFYNGETEVIFALLYLLGALLAFIIAPDSYVSARGKANIKHISSRLPFLLDLMNVCVHTGMTIESSLEYLAKELHSVDSNLAHVVRVTVERSRLVGLEKALEEFYELVPTSESQSFVMTMVQSLQFGSSVGPVLATLATDIRELNMMDLEERIGKMGAKMSIPLIAFIMVPIVVLIAAPGILRMLM; the protein is encoded by the coding sequence ATGGGATTTGAAACGGTTTTAGTTTGGGGTGTGATATTTATTATATCGATGGTTCTAGCAACCTATTGCTTACGTATTTGGGATAATACGAGAGCAAATATAGAAACTCGTAAAATAATTGGTTCAACACGCGAAGAGAAAAAAAGAACGGATCTATTCAAGGTTGTTTTGTCTCGGATTAGTTTCAATAAATACGAAACAAAACGAAAGTTAGTCGCAGCAGGCTTTTACAGTGATTTCCTTGCAGATGCCTATTATCTATTAAAAATAATTCCTTTTGGTGTTTGCTTAGTATTAATCGGTTTTGACTTTTATAACGGAGAAACCGAGGTGATTTTCGCTCTGTTATATCTACTAGGGGCTTTATTGGCGTTTATCATTGCACCGGATTCCTATGTGTCAGCTCGCGGTAAAGCCAATATTAAGCACATCAGTTCAAGGTTGCCTTTTTTACTCGACCTTATGAATGTGTGTGTTCATACCGGTATGACAATCGAGTCTAGTTTGGAGTACCTGGCAAAGGAGCTCCACTCGGTAGACAGTAATCTTGCCCATGTTGTCAGAGTCACGGTTGAACGCTCTCGCTTGGTCGGATTGGAAAAGGCATTAGAAGAATTTTACGAGCTTGTACCAACTAGCGAATCTCAAAGTTTTGTCATGACTATGGTGCAGAGCTTACAGTTTGGCTCATCTGTTGGCCCTGTATTAGCAACGTTAGCGACCGATATTCGAGAGCTTAATATGATGGACCTAGAGGAACGGATTGGAAAGATGGGGGCAAAAATGTCTATTCCTTTGATCGCTTTTATCATGGTTCCGATTGTTGTTCTCATCGCAGCCCCAGGTATTTTAAGGATGTTGATGTGA
- a CDS encoding tetratricopeptide repeat protein, translating into MIRKFVLAIIVLVLLSGCTTVNSQLDTKEQLLIGSGDSQKLIEFYKSNIQSDPVYKVKLVNLYLDLKDIKSAELYRNTYSSSDLDEPDYILTSARIYYQKKNFERALEELDKYRDEGGAEYEYQLLTGKILAQQKRFAEAIEHFEESRKQGASDREAGNNIAVVKIMQSDYLGATDILYDLYLSNPNDQRVSSNLILSSVKSQRPDIALEVLKHSNSDEQAHKQLSALMRSISKSKGKKAMTQSTIEMEQQLVSAQANSGGFVAPTSRVSKLDTAAEFQASRHSVDGSVLDPRKLKPNAKPIYRVQVLATYTAIPSDFLNYLKTNYGSVYSYTHGLWKRYCIGDFNDLDEAKAFLGSIDIKGAFVVDYTKKRYVRL; encoded by the coding sequence GTGATAAGAAAATTTGTATTAGCCATTATTGTTTTGGTTTTACTTTCAGGTTGTACAACCGTTAACAGTCAGCTTGATACCAAAGAGCAATTGCTTATTGGATCGGGCGATTCACAAAAGCTCATTGAGTTTTATAAGTCAAATATACAATCTGACCCTGTATATAAAGTCAAACTTGTTAATTTGTATTTGGATCTTAAAGATATTAAATCGGCAGAGTTATATAGGAATACCTATAGCTCAAGCGATCTTGATGAACCGGATTATATTCTAACCAGTGCTCGAATTTACTATCAGAAAAAGAATTTCGAGCGCGCATTAGAAGAGTTAGACAAGTATAGAGATGAAGGTGGAGCAGAGTATGAGTACCAACTTCTAACAGGAAAAATACTGGCTCAGCAAAAACGATTTGCAGAAGCAATTGAGCATTTTGAGGAAAGCCGAAAACAAGGTGCTTCCGATAGAGAGGCTGGTAACAATATCGCTGTTGTCAAAATAATGCAGTCTGATTATTTAGGTGCGACGGACATTTTATATGATCTCTATCTTTCAAATCCTAATGACCAGAGAGTGAGTTCTAACTTAATCCTATCTTCGGTTAAATCTCAGCGACCGGATATAGCTCTGGAAGTTCTAAAACACTCGAATAGCGATGAGCAAGCTCATAAGCAGTTATCTGCATTAATGAGGTCAATATCTAAAAGCAAAGGGAAGAAGGCCATGACACAGTCAACGATAGAAATGGAACAACAGCTTGTTAGTGCTCAAGCTAATTCTGGGGGCTTTGTAGCACCGACATCGCGAGTCAGTAAGTTGGATACGGCCGCAGAGTTTCAAGCATCTAGACACAGTGTGGATGGTTCTGTTCTGGATCCAAGAAAGTTGAAACCCAATGCAAAACCTATTTATCGAGTGCAAGTCTTAGCGACGTATACGGCGATTCCTTCGGACTTTCTGAACTATCTAAAAACTAACTACGGCTCTGTCTATTCGTATACACATGGCTTGTGGAAGCGCTATTGCATCGGTGATTTCAATGACCTAGACGAAGCTAAGGCTTTCTTAGGTAGCATTGATATAAAAGGGGCATTTGTCGTTGATTACACCAAGAAAAGGTATGTCCGTCTATGA
- a CDS encoding CpaB family protein has product MNRIIILLLIAVSIFSTLIYINVNYILVDEEPQEVQQKEEPKASVLVTQKAIKRSQPLTPNFYDKKFVHISDLDGSYYTLEDDLIVEPGALFKEDIAEGTYLTQDMISNPGDRDYMYLSLNDGELPYFYEVTGIGVVQTATLTPGDKVSFVSTTSSKSNLVENGYGDIGDLVSRVIISGARVLHVIKGSEETDSEDAEDKKYSLVIALNMRSVLKLEMAQKIGDVNIIPSEIENRYLSIRSSDLLETQFGVRELRGKE; this is encoded by the coding sequence ATGAACAGAATTATCATTCTCCTTCTTATTGCTGTTTCTATTTTCTCTACATTGATTTATATCAATGTTAACTATATTTTAGTAGATGAAGAACCGCAGGAAGTACAGCAAAAAGAAGAACCTAAGGCCAGTGTTTTAGTCACTCAGAAAGCGATTAAACGTTCCCAACCGTTAACACCTAATTTCTATGACAAGAAATTTGTCCATATATCTGACTTAGATGGTTCCTACTATACGTTAGAAGACGATCTTATTGTTGAACCTGGCGCTCTATTTAAAGAAGACATCGCCGAAGGCACATACTTAACACAAGATATGATCTCCAACCCTGGAGACCGCGATTATATGTATTTGTCACTAAATGACGGTGAATTACCTTATTTTTATGAAGTAACCGGTATTGGAGTGGTACAAACCGCAACGCTTACCCCTGGTGACAAAGTGAGCTTCGTTTCCACAACTTCTTCAAAATCAAACCTCGTTGAGAATGGATATGGTGATATCGGTGATCTCGTTAGCCGAGTGATTATTAGTGGAGCTCGCGTGCTGCATGTAATAAAAGGCAGTGAAGAAACTGACTCTGAAGATGCCGAAGATAAAAAATACAGTTTAGTTATTGCATTAAATATGCGCAGTGTTTTGAAACTCGAAATGGCTCAAAAAATCGGTGATGTGAATATCATTCCATCAGAAATCGAGAATCGCTATTTATCTATTCGCAGCAGTGACCTTTTAGAAACTCAGTTCGGTGTTAGAGAATTACGTGGTAAGGAATAA
- a CDS encoding type II and III secretion system protein family protein encodes MTLKNKNIALLLCGILSCPLLASELMNLDQGAAKTINLKRQISTVFVANQQIADYKIIDENKVVVYGVGQGTTSVIVYDRGGNEIYNAELVVNQSLRLLKQTLIARFPDESVVVSNVGDQVVLDGIVGSEEIKQKINRLVGEMLKKDRRRAAYELKDADGEAVDELEYTAKYNYDQVINNLKVLTTEQINVKLTVAEVSSSFLTELGVTYSDSGEPGTFVNKLLDFTAQDIVSVISASGDDKIGRVLAEPNLSVISGEQASFLAGGEIPIAVRDEDGITISYKEYGVKLAMVAKVTDTENIRLTLIPEVSSIDESNKTTTGLISVPSLRTRRAQTTVHLKDGQSFVLAGLLTSEERESLTKIPILGDIPILGALFSHTSTNRSKTELIIVATVNLVDPVEQEQVKLPSFRRTSDLERLLRIDLSDLDEPELEDTINQGGFN; translated from the coding sequence ATGACTTTAAAGAACAAAAATATAGCCTTGCTATTGTGCGGGATTCTTTCATGCCCATTACTCGCATCAGAATTAATGAACTTGGATCAAGGCGCTGCGAAAACGATTAATTTGAAGCGACAGATATCAACAGTATTTGTTGCGAATCAACAAATAGCTGATTACAAAATTATCGATGAAAATAAGGTTGTGGTTTACGGTGTTGGCCAGGGCACTACTTCAGTGATTGTTTATGATCGAGGTGGAAACGAAATTTACAATGCTGAATTGGTGGTTAACCAAAGTTTAAGGTTGCTGAAGCAAACGCTCATTGCTCGATTCCCTGATGAAAGCGTTGTGGTTTCCAATGTCGGTGATCAAGTGGTCTTAGACGGTATAGTTGGTAGCGAAGAGATCAAACAAAAGATTAATCGACTTGTCGGGGAAATGCTGAAGAAAGATCGTCGCCGTGCAGCTTATGAATTAAAGGATGCAGACGGTGAAGCTGTAGACGAGCTAGAGTACACGGCAAAGTACAATTACGACCAGGTAATTAATAACTTAAAAGTTCTCACCACTGAACAAATTAACGTTAAGCTGACGGTTGCTGAAGTCTCGAGTTCTTTTCTTACTGAGCTAGGTGTTACCTATAGTGATAGTGGTGAGCCGGGTACTTTTGTTAATAAGCTCCTTGATTTTACGGCTCAAGATATCGTTTCTGTTATCTCCGCAAGTGGTGATGACAAAATTGGTCGCGTATTGGCAGAACCAAACCTATCTGTTATTTCGGGCGAACAAGCCAGTTTTCTCGCGGGTGGTGAGATCCCAATTGCGGTGCGAGACGAAGACGGTATTACTATTTCTTATAAAGAGTACGGCGTCAAATTAGCTATGGTTGCTAAGGTTACTGACACGGAAAATATCCGCTTAACCTTGATCCCTGAAGTCAGTTCTATTGATGAATCGAACAAAACTACGACAGGTCTAATTTCTGTGCCTTCTTTGCGCACTCGACGAGCTCAAACGACGGTTCATTTAAAAGACGGTCAAAGCTTTGTCTTGGCAGGGCTATTGACGTCAGAAGAGCGAGAGTCGTTAACCAAGATACCAATTCTGGGGGATATCCCAATTCTTGGGGCTCTATTTAGCCACACTTCCACGAACCGCTCTAAAACAGAGCTGATCATTGTTGCGACTGTCAATCTCGTTGATCCTGTAGAGCAAGAACAAGTTAAGTTACCAAGCTTTAGACGTACCAGTGATCTCGAACGATTGCTAAGAATAGACCTCTCAGATCTCGATGAGCCTGAGTTGGAAGATACAATTAACCAAGGAGGGTTCAATTAA
- a CDS encoding Flp family type IVb pilin produces the protein MYYKTLAKLAELKMKFEDDIRGVTAVEYAIIAVVMSALVLAAFQTDALKNAITGALTKVTTNLTTATTGK, from the coding sequence ATGTATTACAAAACTCTAGCAAAACTAGCTGAACTAAAAATGAAGTTCGAAGATGATATTCGCGGAGTTACTGCCGTGGAGTATGCAATTATTGCGGTTGTAATGTCAGCTCTAGTACTTGCCGCGTTTCAAACCGATGCACTTAAAAATGCTATCACTGGTGCGTTAACTAAGGTGACAACCAACTTGACCACTGCTACTACAGGCAAATAA
- a CDS encoding LysR family transcriptional regulator: protein MKNVNRSIDVKYLRTFSHVAKHKSFTVAAESLFMTQPAVSQHIKKIENTIGASIFDRKKGFLLTKHGKVLLDYADQTMSMYERLFEDLEKVELRDQFNIAISESFCFDMVERVINEFRMLNNIDLSINSFTKSSLLDSSRYDLIFTMGRISQENGKSYQLKTVNYVIALSNTLDPHECYPQRVVFCSSLPKSYVQEILNDYNIDSTHVASWVKTSSCQFLKNELETNGTILIFPEWSVCNINCKVIPLRQKVNMYVWCSNEVSQELEELGMKDKIKQLFQISDISTPVLEHNIM from the coding sequence ATGAAAAACGTCAACAGGTCTATCGACGTCAAATATTTAAGAACATTTTCACACGTTGCTAAGCACAAAAGTTTTACTGTGGCTGCTGAGTCTTTATTTATGACACAGCCTGCGGTATCTCAACATATTAAAAAGATCGAAAATACAATCGGGGCGAGTATTTTTGATAGAAAAAAAGGGTTTTTACTTACTAAGCACGGGAAAGTATTGCTCGATTACGCAGACCAAACAATGTCCATGTACGAAAGATTGTTTGAAGATTTGGAAAAGGTGGAGTTACGAGATCAATTCAATATAGCGATTTCCGAATCATTTTGCTTCGATATGGTTGAACGTGTGATTAATGAATTTAGAATGTTGAACAATATAGATTTATCCATAAACAGTTTTACTAAGTCTTCTTTATTGGACTCGTCTCGCTACGATTTAATATTCACGATGGGTAGAATTTCACAAGAGAATGGAAAATCCTATCAATTAAAGACCGTGAATTATGTTATCGCGCTTTCGAATACACTTGACCCACACGAGTGTTATCCACAAAGAGTCGTTTTCTGTAGTTCGCTTCCCAAGTCTTATGTACAAGAGATACTTAATGATTATAACATTGATTCAACTCATGTAGCGAGTTGGGTTAAAACGAGCTCGTGCCAGTTTCTAAAAAATGAACTGGAAACGAACGGAACTATTCTAATTTTCCCTGAGTGGTCAGTGTGCAATATTAATTGTAAGGTTATACCATTACGTCAAAAAGTGAATATGTATGTCTGGTGTAGTAATGAGGTTTCACAGGAGTTAGAGGAATTAGGAATGAAAGATAAAATTAAGCAGTTGTTTCAAATTAGTGATATCTCTACGCCTGTATTAGAGCATAATATTATGTGA
- a CDS encoding ATPase yields the protein MRWIVITLIALFTSACTHLDSTNSSVIEQLEERFEFDMTTDEDSMPRSVAFIRDLNVREPKATFLVRYKPNASEFVAKLSDRFKSESISKDRYKVELADHDQEKNILIIGRYVRIKSSDCGVMVFSKREDYQFGCSVEHNRNISLVNPIKKAK from the coding sequence ATGAGATGGATCGTTATTACTTTAATAGCTTTATTCACTTCTGCGTGTACTCATCTGGATAGTACGAACTCTAGTGTTATTGAACAACTAGAGGAACGCTTTGAATTTGACATGACGACTGATGAAGATTCGATGCCTCGTTCTGTGGCTTTTATTCGAGATCTCAACGTAAGAGAGCCGAAGGCGACGTTTTTGGTTAGATATAAGCCTAATGCGAGTGAGTTTGTCGCGAAGTTAAGCGATCGATTTAAGTCAGAGTCCATCTCGAAAGACAGATATAAAGTCGAGCTTGCCGATCATGACCAAGAAAAAAACATCCTAATCATAGGTCGATATGTCCGAATTAAAAGCAGTGACTGTGGCGTGATGGTGTTCTCTAAAAGGGAGGATTATCAATTTGGCTGTAGTGTCGAACACAATCGTAATATTAGCTTGGTCAATCCAATTAAGAAGGCGAAATAG